One window of the Dreissena polymorpha isolate Duluth1 chromosome 5, UMN_Dpol_1.0, whole genome shotgun sequence genome contains the following:
- the LOC127882352 gene encoding uncharacterized protein LOC127882352 isoform X1 yields MSDTHCAACDVGLPVGSQQDTCTECRQPFCASCIVLKSKLQKTSAVGRKNKCMCQQFISSKLPKRGQNRSPVRSTPHRSQDDELPKERTRNDCLSTVKGSQQKGISTDSPLKNKNLNKITAKSVTCEGNTSVYVKNGPVTEHEDASNEDRNVRSETEDEESKDAVLIEERDRRFEREDQKVDDRAVALPRPRPTRKRTDVSSSHDASTDPEELLEAFMPFFAQMLRSTHSTQRSRRPTTEDDFASLMEGLSPPLGEYDDEVMRMFPMVYQMLGGFPRPPPRSVEGQSPPVGESSEEVMRMVQMLYPMLGGGHSPPPRPVEGLSPPVGKSSEEVMRMVPLLYQILGVGHRLPSRPRDQPCPGCPFCDKVKSRMNTMTNSDPIPPARMRSFPPVGESVRRSLCKIEDEMCDITNENVDDIPPYGQLSQELIANGGYDKKFLKIATYKQIQKDMLEENENRHIMADVLLDDILAKRAAERPQLLGAAETDTNRSKASVDSSEIPEEHTVRENASLLPIETDVSDTKLVSSEPSSALENDKDEMDTGVMLKQPKARDNSTLFPNEKGDEERNQVPNTSVSAVENNDEMDKDLMRRQRLKRFETKPAFVEPQNKPDNRDIAPNMHSAPRTIKKRVLKPVLPIAINGQSQNLLQNGHTSTLSDVKDSVDVNDQTYRGGSKAPPRLNQNQDSSKIETTVGDQTTSPRIKVCDTDAGSGELPEFEDDNILDEKDIPTAMKAYLISQGKWNPNRDRDVVSRKTPTLNKKHTQPATRLPPRVGMTRPTTSVDRGLSQSDTPRRKQGQLGQSGSEDQSYRSDARHNTSGTSSQMHQLAEIYDRAFKSLKALESNKQTCPACSSPDCRNVLGFSKNTLQDQARINGLEVVDVLPDGNCMFAAVVDQLQAHGKHEYTTWSLRQKAVQWLKDNPKCPDDQDTHFQAFMSEPWETYLERMAQDGQWGDHVTIRAITHVVGCTVKILNVNGKTSNWTMIEPGTETKAVIILGHIGEFHYTSLRQAARQLTSSALGKDIDVDKQSKPVAPDLLNVKRVVLFKKDHVDRPSGLPICCWNFAIKSIMPKKSVLIETNNNSSMYMELIDYKKQTAPETLTRTLPPHTFVTTGCAAQGTFMPLHCHDASSEENLFNWTPSYLLIVFERVSEYPCRLEGSGLLCHHGFSKIFYDTDILHRYYIRNDTYRNVMQLLPPFHTMFSSPFSPNVIVKVQTKAQFAMAWPDWPEAANEWVTRKRYAGWPSSKMIEEIASKGCLMEPDPHIDSADPNIEWKFCFDEAITKLFREGISEHQRHCFLVLFTLCFRSLNGIENCTVDFITNIFFICCERCPAEYWQSSPGGCVMFMLDTFMRCLKERFLPNYFIPSNNLIDCLSPSNINSISEKVIEMRKDPLKILRHVQLCLLDVSSDGFYDKIRQEAQRFSNVKESTLSCFVPCSIDLAKYYVNRIVYDTAYETLVEAFESRQSVSTCEDNMSLQSFVLVCFNGIDLNSRVWFATYLENQLGSSIIRDVCSDFTFTQIEKIVPKDIAVSYGRSEVPLMFSYNVDCFCHDFAAFLVFMKKDEEALPVLYHCHSLHQHHQSAGDKLLRFSNETMIYVYAGIFALHKKAKETAIFNDLLDSAFSTTERLNEVYGFAWLAEVCTELNDTVRAKACNDKAARQADVNQSKLRHLKFWPTYYIM; encoded by the exons ATGTCCGATACACATTGCGCCGCCTGCGATGTCGGCCTACCAGTTGGGAGTCAACAAGATACCTGCACAGAGTGTAGACAG CCATTTTGTGCGAGTTGCATCGTCTTGAAGTCTAAACTACAAAAGACGTCAGCTGTTGGACGAAAGAACAAATGCATGTGTCAACAGTTTATCTCATCAA AATTGCCAAAACGTGGGCAGAACCGTAGCCCAGTCAGATCGACGCCACACAGATCGCAAGATGATGAACTCCCGAAAGAACGCACACGCAACGACTGCTTAAGTACTGTTAAAGGTTCGCAACAGAAAG GCATTTCCACTGACTcgccattgaaaaataaaaacctGAATAAAATTACTGCGAAAAGTGTTACTTGCGAAGGTAATACCTCAGTTTATGTGAAGAATGGTCCAGTAACTGAACATGAAGATGCCAGCAACGAAGATAGAAATGTTCGTTCTGAAACAGAAGACGAGGAATCAAAAGATGCAGTCCTAATAGAAGAGCGCGATAGAAGATTTGAACGTGAAGATCAGAAAGTGGATGATAGAGCGGTCGCCTTACCGCGTCCGCGGCCGACACGTAAAAGAACGGATGTGTCCAGTTCGCACGATGCATCTACTGATCCTGAAGAACTGCTAGAAGCTTTCATGCCCTTTTTTGCGCAGATGTTGAGAAGTACACATTCTACACAGAGATCAAGGCGACCAACAACGGAAGACGACTTCGCGTCCCTTATGGAGGGCCTATCACCCCCTTTAGGAGAATACGATGATGAAGTGATGAGAATGTTTCCCATGGTTTACCAGATGTTAGGTGGTTTCCCTCGACCTCCTCCTCGATCTGTAGAGGGTCAATCACCACCGGTAGGAGAATCAAGTGAAGAAGTGATGAGGATGGTTCAAATGCTTTATCCGATGTTAGGTGGTGGCCATAGCCCACCTCCACGACCTGTGGAGGGCCTTTCACCGCCTGTAGGAAAATCAAGTGAAGAAGTGATGAGGATGGTTCCATTGCTTTATCAGATATTAGGTGTTGGCCATAGACTACCATCTCGACCTAGAGATCAGCCTTGTCCTGGATGCCCATTTTGTGACAAGGTAAAAAGCAGAATGAATACAATGACCAATAGTGACCCAATACCGCCAGCACGCATGCGTTCATTTCCACCTGTTGGGGAGTCTGTAAGGAGATCTTTATGTAAGATTGAAGATGAAATGTGCGATATAACGAACGAAAACGTTGACGATATCCCACCGTACGGTCAACTTTCCCAAGAATTGATCGCAAATGGTGGGTATGACAAAAAGTTTCTTAAAATAGCGACCTATAAGCAAATTCAAAAAGATATGCTAGAGGAAAATGAAAACAGACACATAATGGCAGATGTTTTACTTGACGACATACTTGCAAAGAGAGCTGCAGAACGTCCACAGTTATTAGGTGCAGCTGAAACAGACACAAACCGATCGAAAGCAAGCGTTGACTCAAGCGAAATTCCTGAAGAGCATACCGTGAGGGAAAACGCCAGTTTATTGCCAATAGAGACAGATGTTAGCGACACAAAACTTGTAAGCTCAGAACCGTCATCTGCATTGGAAAATGACAAGGACGAGATGGACACAGGTGTAATGCTTAAACAGCCTAAAGCCAGAGACAATTCTACTTTATTTCCAAACGAAAAAGGCGATGAGGAAAGAAACCAAGTACCCAATACATCTGTATCTGCAGTAGAAAATAACGACGAGATGGACAAAGATTTAATGCGTAGACAGCGTTTGAAAAGGTTCGAAACAAAACCAGCATTCGTCGAACCCCAAAACAAACCTGACAACAGGGACATTGCACCAAACATGCATTCAGCACCGCGGACAATTAAGAAAAGAGTATTGAAGCCCGTGTTGCCGATTGCAATTAATGGTCAGTCACAGAATTTGTTACAGAACGGCCATACATCGACATTGAGCGATGTCAAAGATAGTGTAGATGTGAACGATCAAACGTACAGAGGAGGCTCTAAAGCACCACCTCGTTTGAACCAAAATCAAGACAGCTCCAAAATTGAGACGACAGTTGGTGATCAAACAACATCGCCTAGGATAAAGGTTTGTGATACAGATGCAGGATCCGGAGAGCTTCCCGAATTTGAAGATGACAACATATTGGACGAAAAAGACATTCCAACGGCGATGAAAGCTTACCTGATATCACAGGGGAAATGGAATCCTAACCGAGACAGGGACGTTGTCAGTCGTAAAACACCAACTTTAAACAAGAAACACACACAACCTGCTACACGTTTGCCACCACGAGTTGGCATGACTAGGCCAACAACATCAGTTGATCGGGGATTGTCACAAAGTGATACTCCACGACGAAAGCAAGGGCAATTAGGCCAGTCTGGCAGTGAAGATCAAAGTTATCGTTCTGATGCACGACATAATACCAGTGGCACTAGCAGTCAAATGCACCAGCTAGCCGAAATATATGACAGAGCATTCAAAAGTCTCAAAGCATTGgaatcaaataaacaaacatgtcCTG CATGTAGTAGCCCCGACTGTAGGAACGTTCTCGGGTTCTCCAAAAACACCCTGCAAGATCAAGCTCGTATAAACGGTCTTGAAGTTGTCGATGTTCTTCCGGATGGTAACTGTATGTTTGCGGCAGTGGTCGACCAACTGCAG GCCCACGGGAAGCACGAGTACACGACATGGTCACTTCGGCAGAAGGCGGTCCAGTGGTTAAAGGACAACCCGAAATGTCCTGACGACCAAGACACGCACTTTCAGGCGTTTATGTCAGAGCCTTGGGAGACATATCTGGAAAGAATG GCTCAAGATGGACAATGGGGTGACCATGTCACAATTCGTGCAATAACTCATGTTGTAGGGTGTACCGTGAAGATTCTTAATGTCAATGGTAAAACCTCGAACTGGACAATGATAGAGCCTGGGACTGAGACGAAGGCAGTAATTATCCTTGGCCACATTGGCGAGTTTCACTATACCAGTCTAAGACAAGCAG CGCGTCAACTGACATCTTCAGCGCTAGGAAAAGATATTGACGTCGACAAACAAAGCAAGCCCGTTGCGCCGGATCTACTAA ACGTAAAAAGGGTGGTTTTGTTCAAGAAAGATCACGTTGACAGACCAAGTGGATTACCAATTTGCTGCTGGAACTTTGCTATAAAAAGTATTATGCCGAAGAAAAGTGTACTGATCGAGACTAACAACAATTCTTCTATGTATATGGAGTTAATCGATTATAAGAAGCAGACCGCTCCGGAGACG TTGACTCGAACACTGCCTCCACATACATTTGTTACAACTGGGTGTGCTGCTCAAGGCACATTTATGCCACTCCATTGCCACGACGCTTCATCGGAAGAGAATTTGTTCAACTGGACACCTTCGTACCTGCTAATTGTTTTTGAGAGAGTATCAGAATACCCATGTCGTTTAGAAGGCAGTGGTTTATTGTGCCATCATGGATTTTCGAAGATATTTTATGACACTGACATTTTGCATCGTTACTATATCCGTAACGACACTTACagaaatgtaatgcaattattaCCACCATTTCACACAATGTTTTCTTCACCTTTTTCCCCGAATGTTATTGTTAAGGTGCAGACAAAGGCACAGTTTGCAATGGCATGGCCCGATTGGCCCGAAGCAGCCAACGAATGGGTTACTAGGAAAAGATATGCCGGTTGGCCTTCGTCAAAAATGATAGAAGAGATTGCATCGAAAGGCTGTCTTATGGAACCGGATCCGCATATCGACAGTGCAGATCCTAACATCGAATGGAAGTTTTGTTTCGATGAAGCAATTACGAAACTGTTCCGTGAAGGAATATCAGAACATCAGAGGCACTGCTTTTTGGTGCTTTTTACATTGTGCTTTCGATCTTTGAACGGTATTGAAAATTGTACTGTTGATTTCAttaccaatatattttttatttgttgcgaACGATGTCCTGCAGAGTACTGGCAGAGTTCACCGGGTGGATGTGTAATGTTCATGCTTGATACGTTCATGCGCTGTTTAAAAGAGCGATTCTTACCAAATTACTTCATACCAAGTAACAACTTGATTGACTGTCTGAGCCCAAGCAATATTAATTCTATTTCGGAGAAGGTGATTGAAATGCGAAAAGATCCTTTGAAGATTCTTCGACATGTTCAACTTTGCTTATTGGATGTTTCTAGCGACGGATTTTATGATAAAATCCGTCAAGAGGCGCAGAGGTTTTCTAATGTTAAAGAATCAACGCTGAGCTGTTTTGTTCCATGTTCAATTGACCTTGCAAAGTACTATGTCAATCGTATTGTGTATGACACTGCGTATGAAACTCTGGTGGAAGCTTTCGAATCACGACAATCGGTTTCAACTTGCGAAGATAATATGAGTCTACAAAGTTTTGTATTGGTTTGTTTCAACGGCATTGATCTCAATTCACGAGTTTGGTTTGCTACCTACTTGGAAAATCAGTTGGGAAGTTCAATAATTCGTGATGTATGTTCAGATTTTACGTTCACACAAATAGAAAAAATAGTACCCAAAGATATAGCTGTCTCGTATGGTCGTTCCGAGGTTCCACTGATGTTTTCATACAACGTTGACTGTTTTTGTCACGATTTCGCCGCGTTTTTGGTGTTCATGAAGAAGGACGAAGAAGCTCTTCCAGTTTTGTATCATTGTCACTCGCTGCATCAACACCACCAAAGCGCAGGTGATAAACTATTGCGTTTTTCAAACGAGACGATGATATATGTGTATGCGGGCATATTTGCATTGCATAAAAAAGCGAAGGAGACAgcaatatttaatgaccttttGGATTCAGCGTTTTCAACAACAGAGCGGCTAAATGAAGTTTACGGATTCGCCTGGCTAGCAGAGGTTTGTACGGAATTAAATGATACGGTGAGAGCTAAAGCATGCAATGATAAAGCTGCCAGACAAGCAGATGTGAACCAAAGTAAACTACGTCACTTGAAATTTTGGCCAACCTACTACATCATGTAA
- the LOC127882352 gene encoding uncharacterized protein LOC127882352 isoform X2: protein MSDTHCAACDVGLPVGSQQDTCTECRQPFCASCIVLKSKLQKTSAVGRKNKCMCQQFISSKLPKRGQNRSPVRSTPHRSQDDELPKERTRNDCLSTVKGSQQKGISTDSPLKNKNLNKITAKSVTCEGNTSVYVKNGPVTEHEDASNEDRNVRSETEDEESKDAVLIEERDRRFEREDQKVDDRAVALPRPRPTRKRTDVSSSHDASTDPEELLEAFMPFFAQMLRSTHSTQRSRRPTTEDDFASLMEGLSPPLGEYDDEVMRMFPMVYQMLGGFPRPPPRSVEGQSPPVGESSEEVMRMVQMLYPMLGGGHSPPPRPVEGLSPPVGKSSEEVMRMVPLLYQILGVGHRLPSRPRDQPCPGCPFCDKVKSRMNTMTNSDPIPPARMRSFPPVGESVRRSLCKIEDEMCDITNENVDDIPPYGQLSQELIANGGYDKKFLKIATYKQIQKDMLEENENRHIMADVLLDDILAKRAAERPQLLGAAETDTNRSKASVDSSEIPEEHTVRENASLLPIETDVSDTKLVSSEPSSALENDKDEMDTGVMLKQPKARDNSTLFPNEKGDEERNQVPNTSVSAVENNDEMDKDLMRRQRLKRFETKPAFVEPQNKPDNRDIAPNMHSAPRTIKKRVLKPVLPIAINGQSQNLLQNGHTSTLSDVKDSVDVNDQTYRGGSKAPPRLNQNQDSSKIETTVGDQTTSPRIKVCDTDAGSGELPEFEDDNILDEKDIPTAMKAYLISQGKWNPNRDRDVVSRKTPTLNKKHTQPATRLPPRVGMTRPTTSVDRGLSQSDTPRRKQGQLGQSGSEDQSYRSDARHNTSGTSSQMHQLAEIYDRAFKSLKALESNKQTCPACSSPDCRNVLGFSKNTLQDQARINGLEVVDVLPDGNCMFAAVVDQLQAHGKHEYTTWSLRQKAVQWLKDNPKCPDDQDTHFQAFMSEPWETYLERMAQDGQWGDHVTIRAITHVVGCTVKILNVNGKTSNWTMIEPGTETKAVIILGHIGEFHYTSLRQAARQLTSSALGKDIDVDKQSKPVAPDLLNVKRVVLFKKDHVDRPSGLPICCWNFAIKIDSNTASTYICYNWVCCSRHIYATPLPRRFIGREFVQLDTFVPANCF from the exons ATGTCCGATACACATTGCGCCGCCTGCGATGTCGGCCTACCAGTTGGGAGTCAACAAGATACCTGCACAGAGTGTAGACAG CCATTTTGTGCGAGTTGCATCGTCTTGAAGTCTAAACTACAAAAGACGTCAGCTGTTGGACGAAAGAACAAATGCATGTGTCAACAGTTTATCTCATCAA AATTGCCAAAACGTGGGCAGAACCGTAGCCCAGTCAGATCGACGCCACACAGATCGCAAGATGATGAACTCCCGAAAGAACGCACACGCAACGACTGCTTAAGTACTGTTAAAGGTTCGCAACAGAAAG GCATTTCCACTGACTcgccattgaaaaataaaaacctGAATAAAATTACTGCGAAAAGTGTTACTTGCGAAGGTAATACCTCAGTTTATGTGAAGAATGGTCCAGTAACTGAACATGAAGATGCCAGCAACGAAGATAGAAATGTTCGTTCTGAAACAGAAGACGAGGAATCAAAAGATGCAGTCCTAATAGAAGAGCGCGATAGAAGATTTGAACGTGAAGATCAGAAAGTGGATGATAGAGCGGTCGCCTTACCGCGTCCGCGGCCGACACGTAAAAGAACGGATGTGTCCAGTTCGCACGATGCATCTACTGATCCTGAAGAACTGCTAGAAGCTTTCATGCCCTTTTTTGCGCAGATGTTGAGAAGTACACATTCTACACAGAGATCAAGGCGACCAACAACGGAAGACGACTTCGCGTCCCTTATGGAGGGCCTATCACCCCCTTTAGGAGAATACGATGATGAAGTGATGAGAATGTTTCCCATGGTTTACCAGATGTTAGGTGGTTTCCCTCGACCTCCTCCTCGATCTGTAGAGGGTCAATCACCACCGGTAGGAGAATCAAGTGAAGAAGTGATGAGGATGGTTCAAATGCTTTATCCGATGTTAGGTGGTGGCCATAGCCCACCTCCACGACCTGTGGAGGGCCTTTCACCGCCTGTAGGAAAATCAAGTGAAGAAGTGATGAGGATGGTTCCATTGCTTTATCAGATATTAGGTGTTGGCCATAGACTACCATCTCGACCTAGAGATCAGCCTTGTCCTGGATGCCCATTTTGTGACAAGGTAAAAAGCAGAATGAATACAATGACCAATAGTGACCCAATACCGCCAGCACGCATGCGTTCATTTCCACCTGTTGGGGAGTCTGTAAGGAGATCTTTATGTAAGATTGAAGATGAAATGTGCGATATAACGAACGAAAACGTTGACGATATCCCACCGTACGGTCAACTTTCCCAAGAATTGATCGCAAATGGTGGGTATGACAAAAAGTTTCTTAAAATAGCGACCTATAAGCAAATTCAAAAAGATATGCTAGAGGAAAATGAAAACAGACACATAATGGCAGATGTTTTACTTGACGACATACTTGCAAAGAGAGCTGCAGAACGTCCACAGTTATTAGGTGCAGCTGAAACAGACACAAACCGATCGAAAGCAAGCGTTGACTCAAGCGAAATTCCTGAAGAGCATACCGTGAGGGAAAACGCCAGTTTATTGCCAATAGAGACAGATGTTAGCGACACAAAACTTGTAAGCTCAGAACCGTCATCTGCATTGGAAAATGACAAGGACGAGATGGACACAGGTGTAATGCTTAAACAGCCTAAAGCCAGAGACAATTCTACTTTATTTCCAAACGAAAAAGGCGATGAGGAAAGAAACCAAGTACCCAATACATCTGTATCTGCAGTAGAAAATAACGACGAGATGGACAAAGATTTAATGCGTAGACAGCGTTTGAAAAGGTTCGAAACAAAACCAGCATTCGTCGAACCCCAAAACAAACCTGACAACAGGGACATTGCACCAAACATGCATTCAGCACCGCGGACAATTAAGAAAAGAGTATTGAAGCCCGTGTTGCCGATTGCAATTAATGGTCAGTCACAGAATTTGTTACAGAACGGCCATACATCGACATTGAGCGATGTCAAAGATAGTGTAGATGTGAACGATCAAACGTACAGAGGAGGCTCTAAAGCACCACCTCGTTTGAACCAAAATCAAGACAGCTCCAAAATTGAGACGACAGTTGGTGATCAAACAACATCGCCTAGGATAAAGGTTTGTGATACAGATGCAGGATCCGGAGAGCTTCCCGAATTTGAAGATGACAACATATTGGACGAAAAAGACATTCCAACGGCGATGAAAGCTTACCTGATATCACAGGGGAAATGGAATCCTAACCGAGACAGGGACGTTGTCAGTCGTAAAACACCAACTTTAAACAAGAAACACACACAACCTGCTACACGTTTGCCACCACGAGTTGGCATGACTAGGCCAACAACATCAGTTGATCGGGGATTGTCACAAAGTGATACTCCACGACGAAAGCAAGGGCAATTAGGCCAGTCTGGCAGTGAAGATCAAAGTTATCGTTCTGATGCACGACATAATACCAGTGGCACTAGCAGTCAAATGCACCAGCTAGCCGAAATATATGACAGAGCATTCAAAAGTCTCAAAGCATTGgaatcaaataaacaaacatgtcCTG CATGTAGTAGCCCCGACTGTAGGAACGTTCTCGGGTTCTCCAAAAACACCCTGCAAGATCAAGCTCGTATAAACGGTCTTGAAGTTGTCGATGTTCTTCCGGATGGTAACTGTATGTTTGCGGCAGTGGTCGACCAACTGCAG GCCCACGGGAAGCACGAGTACACGACATGGTCACTTCGGCAGAAGGCGGTCCAGTGGTTAAAGGACAACCCGAAATGTCCTGACGACCAAGACACGCACTTTCAGGCGTTTATGTCAGAGCCTTGGGAGACATATCTGGAAAGAATG GCTCAAGATGGACAATGGGGTGACCATGTCACAATTCGTGCAATAACTCATGTTGTAGGGTGTACCGTGAAGATTCTTAATGTCAATGGTAAAACCTCGAACTGGACAATGATAGAGCCTGGGACTGAGACGAAGGCAGTAATTATCCTTGGCCACATTGGCGAGTTTCACTATACCAGTCTAAGACAAGCAG CGCGTCAACTGACATCTTCAGCGCTAGGAAAAGATATTGACGTCGACAAACAAAGCAAGCCCGTTGCGCCGGATCTACTAA ACGTAAAAAGGGTGGTTTTGTTCAAGAAAGATCACGTTGACAGACCAAGTGGATTACCAATTTGCTGCTGGAACTTTGCTATAAAAA TTGACTCGAACACTGCCTCCACATACATTTGTTACAACTGGGTGTGCTGCTCAAGGCACATTTATGCCACTCCATTGCCACGACGCTTCATCGGAAGAGAATTTGTTCAACTGGACACCTTCGTACCTGCTAATTGTTTTTGA